From Nitrospirota bacterium, a single genomic window includes:
- a CDS encoding DUF58 domain-containing protein, producing MKHPFSNRRASSIFSSMRGLSRRRSTRLTSDGTKFILFTFAISLAAVNTGNNLFYLILSMMLSCVVISGLFSEYCLGRLEFHRHLPDLIMANEPATLTLSIANRNRRLSSFSLRLFDVVGGQSVDRGLFIQQLPSQGSLLLSYPLLAIRRGRIRLEGIRVQTLFPFGLFSKTGFYPTDTDLVVAPPIKPLTLRFVDELVSEGQGQSLPQRGRGTQLYNLRLYQPGDDSRAIHWMTTARTSQLIVRETEAEDQRLVTVILSLVAPDDRESLFERSVTFVASLLWQLTERAYPVRLIVGREDSGFGSGSAHLFTMLRVLALCERQWPEAGGSVPAGEAQSCLQEAEQGYSVAVVPWSGLAVSVQAMSADRVLDDRQLEELTHDF from the coding sequence GTGAAGCATCCATTTTCCAATCGCCGCGCTTCCTCGATCTTCTCCTCTATGCGGGGCCTGTCCCGCCGGAGGTCGACGCGCCTCACGTCTGACGGAACCAAGTTCATCCTCTTCACCTTCGCCATCAGCCTCGCCGCCGTGAACACCGGCAACAACCTGTTCTACTTGATCCTCTCGATGATGCTGAGCTGCGTCGTGATCTCCGGATTGTTCTCGGAATATTGTCTTGGACGGCTGGAGTTTCATCGGCATCTGCCGGACCTTATCATGGCCAACGAGCCGGCTACGCTGACCCTTTCGATCGCAAACCGGAACCGGCGACTCTCCAGTTTTTCCCTGCGCCTGTTCGATGTCGTCGGAGGCCAAAGTGTCGACCGGGGCCTTTTCATCCAACAGCTACCTTCGCAGGGTTCTCTGCTCCTGTCCTATCCGTTGCTCGCCATCAGGCGCGGCAGGATCCGGCTCGAAGGCATCAGGGTACAGACGCTCTTTCCCTTTGGACTATTTAGCAAAACAGGGTTCTACCCCACGGACACTGATTTGGTCGTCGCGCCTCCCATCAAGCCGCTCACCCTGCGATTCGTGGATGAGTTGGTGAGCGAAGGGCAGGGGCAGTCTCTCCCGCAACGAGGCAGGGGGACCCAGCTCTACAACCTTCGCCTCTATCAGCCGGGCGACGATTCGCGGGCCATCCATTGGATGACGACGGCCCGCACGTCCCAGCTGATCGTGCGGGAAACCGAAGCGGAGGACCAGCGGCTGGTGACAGTCATCCTGTCGCTCGTGGCCCCCGATGATCGCGAGTCCCTCTTTGAGCGAAGCGTGACGTTCGTGGCCTCGCTCCTTTGGCAACTGACCGAGCGGGCCTATCCGGTGCGGCTCATTGTGGGGCGCGAGGATTCAGGGTTCGGGTCCGGCTCCGCGCATCTCTTCACGATGCTGCGTGTCCTGGCTCTGTGCGAACGGCAGTGGCCGGAAGCCGGAGGATCCGTCCCTGCCGGAGAAGCGCAATCCTGTCTCCAGGAAGCCGAGCAGGGCTACAGCGTCGCAGTCGTTCCCTGGTCTGGCCTGGCTGTATCCGTGCAGGCGATGTCGGCCGACCGGGTCCTCGATGACAGACAACTCGAAGAGCTGACCCATGATTTTTGA
- a CDS encoding molybdopterin-dependent oxidoreductase, protein MFLSRRQFLKVSVGTVAAVAVADKVLALTALQPVIEVGNPLGDYPDRSWERVYHDQYRYDSSFTWCCSPNDTHACRIRAFVRNGVVMRVEQNYDHQTYEDLYGNRGTFAHNPRMCLKGFTFHRRVYGPYRLKGPLMRKGWKEWMDAGSPELTPETKRKYKFDSRFLDDMLRVSWDTAFTYAAKAMIIIATRYSGEAGARRLREQGYAPEMIEMMKGAGTRTFKHRAGMPVLGIIGKMGNTRMNGGVNALLDTWIRKVSPDQAQGGRYWSNYTWHGDQNPAHPWWCGAQGSDIDLSDMRFSKLNTSWGKNFVENKMPEAHWKLECIERGARVVVITPEYNPTAYRADYWMPLRPASDGAIFLGAMKIIVDENMHDVDFLKGYTDSPVLVRTDTLQFLDPRDVVADYQFPDFSKSYSGRVQSLKPEQVARLGGMMVWDLNKKAAVPLHREQVGWHYQNSGIDAALTGTYRVKLLNGREIDAMPVWQMYLVHFQDYDLDTCHQICRTPKDLLVRWARDSGSIKPAAIHNGEGTNHYFHQTINSRGAAMVLIVTGNVGKFGTGQHTWAGNYKAGTWTSTPWSGAGIAVHTGEDPFNITLDPNAHGKEIKTKSYYYGEEVGYWNHGDTALIVSTPKYGRKVFTGKTHMPTPSKFRWVVNVNVLNNAKHHYDMVRNVDPNIETLITQDIEMTSDVNHNDIAFAANSWMEFTYPEMTVTVSNPWVQIWKGGIRPLYDTRNDLDSFAGVAAKLSDMTGDKRMRDYFKFVYENRVDVYAQRMLDASSTFYGYSADVMLKSEKGWMVMVRTYPRTPFWEETNESKPMWTRTGRYENYRTEPEAIEYGENFISHREGTEATPYLPNAIMTSNPYVRPDDYGIPITAQHHDDKTVRNIKLPWQEIKRHSNPLWEKGYQFYCVTPKTRHRVHSQWSVNDWVQIYESNFGDPYRMDKRTPGVGEHQLHINPQAAKDRGINDGDYVYVDGNPVDRPYRGWKPSDPYYKVARLMIRAKYNPAYPYHVTMSKHAPYVATPKSVKGHETRPDGRAIAVDTGYQSNFRYGAQQSFTRNWLMPMHQTDSLPGKHAIAWKFKWGYQVDHHAINTVPKECLIRITKAEDGGIGARGPWEPVRTGFTPGQENEFMIKWLKGEHIKIKV, encoded by the coding sequence ATGTTTTTGTCACGTAGGCAGTTCTTAAAAGTCTCCGTGGGGACGGTCGCCGCAGTCGCGGTGGCGGACAAAGTCCTGGCGTTGACCGCGCTTCAGCCGGTCATCGAAGTGGGCAATCCCTTGGGAGATTATCCGGATCGGTCGTGGGAGCGTGTCTATCACGACCAGTATCGTTACGATTCGTCGTTTACCTGGTGCTGTTCCCCGAACGACACGCACGCCTGCCGCATCCGGGCCTTCGTCCGGAACGGTGTGGTCATGCGGGTCGAGCAGAACTACGATCACCAGACGTACGAAGATCTCTACGGCAACCGCGGAACGTTCGCGCACAATCCGCGCATGTGCTTGAAGGGATTTACCTTCCATCGCCGCGTGTATGGCCCCTATCGCTTGAAGGGTCCTTTGATGCGGAAGGGCTGGAAGGAATGGATGGATGCCGGCTCGCCGGAGCTGACGCCAGAAACGAAGCGGAAGTACAAGTTCGATAGCCGCTTTCTGGACGACATGCTGCGCGTGTCCTGGGACACGGCCTTCACCTATGCCGCCAAGGCGATGATCATCATTGCCACGCGGTACAGCGGTGAAGCTGGAGCCCGTCGCCTCCGTGAGCAGGGTTATGCGCCGGAAATGATCGAAATGATGAAGGGCGCGGGTACCCGCACCTTCAAGCATCGCGCTGGTATGCCGGTCCTCGGCATCATCGGCAAGATGGGCAACACCAGAATGAACGGCGGCGTCAACGCGTTGCTGGACACCTGGATTCGCAAAGTCAGCCCGGATCAGGCACAGGGCGGCCGGTATTGGTCGAACTACACCTGGCACGGCGACCAGAACCCCGCCCACCCCTGGTGGTGCGGCGCCCAGGGTTCCGACATCGACTTGTCCGACATGCGCTTCTCCAAGCTGAACACCAGCTGGGGTAAGAACTTCGTCGAAAACAAGATGCCGGAAGCGCACTGGAAGTTGGAATGTATTGAACGGGGCGCCCGGGTCGTGGTCATCACGCCTGAGTACAACCCCACCGCCTATCGCGCCGACTACTGGATGCCGTTGCGACCCGCGTCGGACGGTGCCATTTTCTTGGGCGCCATGAAGATCATCGTCGATGAGAACATGCACGACGTGGACTTCTTGAAGGGGTACACCGATTCGCCGGTGCTCGTCCGCACGGACACCCTACAGTTCCTGGATCCGCGCGACGTGGTGGCGGATTACCAGTTCCCTGACTTCTCGAAGAGCTACTCGGGCCGCGTGCAGTCCTTGAAGCCGGAGCAGGTTGCCCGGCTCGGCGGCATGATGGTCTGGGACTTGAACAAGAAGGCCGCCGTGCCGCTCCATCGTGAGCAGGTCGGTTGGCATTATCAGAACAGTGGCATCGATGCAGCCCTCACCGGGACCTACCGGGTGAAGTTGCTCAATGGCCGGGAAATTGACGCGATGCCGGTCTGGCAGATGTACTTGGTGCACTTCCAGGATTACGACCTGGACACCTGTCATCAGATTTGCCGGACGCCAAAGGACCTCCTGGTTCGTTGGGCGCGTGACTCAGGTTCGATCAAGCCCGCCGCCATCCATAACGGTGAAGGGACGAACCACTATTTCCATCAGACCATCAACTCCCGCGGCGCCGCGATGGTGCTCATCGTCACCGGCAACGTCGGGAAGTTCGGCACCGGGCAGCATACCTGGGCCGGTAACTACAAGGCGGGTACCTGGACGTCGACCCCCTGGTCCGGCGCCGGTATTGCCGTGCACACGGGTGAGGATCCATTCAACATCACGTTGGATCCGAATGCGCACGGCAAGGAAATCAAAACCAAGTCGTACTACTACGGCGAGGAAGTCGGTTACTGGAACCACGGCGACACCGCCCTGATCGTCAGCACCCCGAAGTACGGGCGCAAGGTGTTCACGGGCAAGACGCATATGCCGACGCCGAGCAAGTTCCGTTGGGTTGTCAACGTGAACGTGCTCAACAACGCCAAACACCATTATGACATGGTGCGTAACGTCGATCCGAACATCGAGACCCTGATCACTCAGGACATCGAGATGACCTCGGACGTGAACCACAACGATATCGCCTTCGCGGCGAATTCGTGGATGGAGTTCACCTATCCGGAAATGACCGTCACGGTATCCAATCCGTGGGTGCAGATCTGGAAGGGCGGCATCCGGCCCTTGTACGACACCCGTAACGACCTCGATTCGTTCGCAGGCGTTGCGGCCAAGTTGTCGGACATGACCGGCGACAAGCGCATGCGCGATTACTTCAAGTTCGTCTACGAAAACCGCGTGGACGTCTATGCGCAGCGCATGCTCGATGCTTCCAGCACTTTCTACGGCTACAGCGCAGACGTGATGCTGAAGTCGGAAAAAGGCTGGATGGTCATGGTTCGGACCTATCCGCGTACGCCATTCTGGGAAGAGACCAACGAGTCGAAGCCCATGTGGACGCGGACTGGCCGGTATGAAAATTACCGGACCGAGCCTGAGGCGATCGAATACGGCGAAAACTTCATCTCTCACCGTGAGGGAACGGAAGCGACACCGTATCTGCCGAACGCCATCATGACGAGCAACCCGTACGTCCGTCCGGACGACTACGGTATTCCGATCACGGCGCAGCACCATGACGACAAGACGGTGCGTAACATCAAGTTGCCGTGGCAGGAAATCAAGCGGCACAGCAACCCGTTGTGGGAGAAGGGGTACCAGTTCTACTGCGTTACTCCGAAGACCCGGCATCGGGTGCACAGCCAATGGTCGGTGAACGACTGGGTGCAGATTTACGAGTCGAACTTCGGCGATCCGTACCGCATGGACAAGCGGACGCCTGGTGTCGGCGAGCACCAGTTGCACATCAACCCGCAGGCGGCGAAAGACCGCGGCATCAACGACGGCGACTACGTCTACGTAGACGGTAACCCGGTGGACCGGCCATATCGTGGCTGGAAGCCTTCGGATCCGTACTATAAGGTGGCGCGCCTCATGATCCGCGCGAAGTACAACCCGGCCTATCCGTACCACGTGACGATGTCGAAGCACGCACCGTACGTGGCCACGCCGAAGTCGGTCAAAGGCCACGAGACGCGCCCAGACGGACGCGCCATCGCGGTGGACACCGGTTATCAGTCCAACTTCCGGTACGGGGCCCAACAGTCCTTTACCAGAAACTGGTTGATGCCGATGCACCAGACTGACTCGTTGCCGGGCAAACATGCCATCGCTTGGAAGTTCAAGTGGGGCTATCAGGTCGACCACCATGCGATCAACACGGTGCCGAAGGAATGTCTAATCCGCATCACCAAGGCGGAAGACGGCGGCATCGGAGCTCGTGGTCCATGGGAGCCGGTCCGGACCGGATTTACACCGGGCCAAGAGAACGAGTTCATGATCAAGTGGCTCAAAGGCGAACACATCAAGATCAAGGTGTAA
- a CDS encoding nitrate oxidoreductase subunit beta, translating into MPEVYNWQLGRKMLYPYEERHPKWQFAFVFNINRCLACQTCSMADKSTWLFSKGQEYMWWNNVETKPYGGYPQFYDVKITQLIEQVNPGGQVWNVRVGRKHHAPYGVFEGMTIFDAGAKVGQAAIGYIPTDQEWRFVNIYEDTATSMRALVEGVDKTGFSRDEPWKMTGSSLPEHETFFFYLQRICNHCTYPGCLAACPRKAIYKRPEDGIVLIDQNRCRGYKKCVEQCPFKKPMYRGTTRVSEKCIACYPRIEGKDPLTGGEPMETRCMAACVGKIRMQSLMRIGEDGLWAEDRWHPLYYAIRVEQVALPLYPQWGTEPNGYYIPPRHSPRGYARQMFGPGVDNAIEKYLVPSRELLAVLQLWRASQQIIFRYDVIPGPKVFETQIHGKRFEMYNDTVLGFNKSGKEVARIQVEEPIYIRPAERVTWL; encoded by the coding sequence ATGCCTGAAGTGTATAACTGGCAGCTGGGACGGAAGATGCTGTATCCCTACGAGGAACGGCATCCGAAGTGGCAGTTTGCCTTCGTGTTCAACATCAACCGGTGCTTGGCCTGTCAGACCTGTTCGATGGCAGACAAGTCCACCTGGCTCTTCTCGAAGGGTCAGGAATACATGTGGTGGAACAACGTGGAAACCAAGCCGTACGGCGGGTACCCACAGTTCTACGACGTGAAGATCACCCAGCTCATCGAGCAGGTGAATCCAGGCGGCCAGGTGTGGAACGTCCGTGTCGGACGTAAACACCATGCGCCGTACGGCGTGTTCGAAGGGATGACCATTTTCGACGCGGGCGCCAAAGTGGGCCAGGCGGCGATCGGCTACATCCCGACGGACCAAGAGTGGCGGTTCGTGAACATCTATGAGGATACGGCGACCTCGATGCGCGCCCTTGTGGAAGGCGTCGACAAGACCGGATTCTCACGGGACGAACCGTGGAAGATGACGGGCAGCAGTCTGCCGGAGCATGAAACGTTCTTTTTCTATCTCCAGCGGATTTGCAACCACTGCACGTACCCAGGCTGCTTGGCGGCCTGCCCGCGGAAGGCGATCTACAAGAGACCCGAAGACGGGATCGTGTTGATCGACCAAAACCGGTGCCGAGGGTACAAGAAGTGCGTGGAGCAGTGCCCATTCAAGAAGCCGATGTATCGTGGAACCACACGCGTGTCTGAAAAGTGCATTGCGTGTTATCCGCGCATCGAAGGTAAAGACCCGCTGACGGGCGGCGAGCCGATGGAAACGCGTTGTATGGCAGCCTGCGTCGGAAAGATCCGGATGCAGAGCCTGATGCGCATCGGCGAAGACGGCCTGTGGGCGGAAGACCGGTGGCACCCGCTCTACTACGCGATTCGCGTGGAGCAGGTGGCGCTCCCATTGTATCCACAGTGGGGCACCGAGCCCAACGGCTACTACATCCCACCGCGGCACAGCCCTCGTGGCTATGCGCGGCAGATGTTTGGCCCGGGCGTCGACAACGCCATCGAGAAGTATCTCGTGCCAAGCCGTGAGCTGTTGGCGGTCCTCCAGTTGTGGAGAGCCAGCCAGCAGATCATCTTCCGGTACGATGTCATTCCTGGTCCGAAAGTGTTCGAGACCCAGATCCACGGTAAGCGTTTCGAGATGTACAACGATACCGTGTTGGGCTTCAACAAGTCGGGCAAGGAAGTGGCGCGTATTCAGGTCGAAGAGCCGATCTACATTCGGCCGGCCGAGCGCGTAACCTGGCTGTAA
- a CDS encoding DUF3488 and transglutaminase-like domain-containing protein yields MIFERAFALSSVLLAAVACSGLLFAQSLPFWLALLTVIILILSLLRAGGVLVVRRAMAQVTISPTLSNVLSIGAFAVFLADLIFFSRDLLPAGIHFLVMLLNIKLLTLQQRHDYRHLYALSLMAILASASVTTDAWYVPIFLLYLLAAVWTLVLYHMTQETGPAMVAGMPAQSAIGPARGPSQITAHFCWLTNGVVAITVGMTLAIFFVIPRVGVGALQKTSGEALRTSGFSERVDLGTIGSVKQDPQIVMRVELPDRSAVDNDRLYLRGLAYDQYNGRSWSHSRTRQRSLGLVAEGTFFVRPPGSRPPGSQSFTIRQDILLETLDTAVLFAAPFAELVSGEFLAVQADAMSGLHLPAPPSSRLRYSVTSQVPLLLAEERTATVLDYPDAVRSRYLQIPIGLQRIEELAHRVVQRAATPFERTLAVQQHLLDNYRYSLDADQATLNHPLEEFLFTRKTGYCEHYATAMVVMLRTLGIPARLVTGFLATEWNEYGGYFTVRQRDAHAWVEVYFPRSGWITMDPTPAVNAAAATSRWASLGRFGASLRLQWDRLFVSYSAKDQLAVVHGVREGSDFVWEKASRWVASLSGPATKVLSRLRDLAHRFRPGLAGLVTGLFVVGLAFFLLLLRDRIGLWATMHLPIAPSQGAILQLYTRMLRALEKQGLSKPPSATAREFAGLVEQEWHAAGHLVTGVTTLYQQGRFGRAPLTQKELSLAAEQVGRLQSLRRALGNGPSTLADR; encoded by the coding sequence ATGATTTTTGAACGCGCCTTTGCCCTCAGCTCCGTTCTTCTGGCCGCCGTGGCCTGCAGCGGACTCCTGTTTGCGCAGAGCCTCCCTTTCTGGCTCGCCCTTCTCACGGTGATCATCCTGATCCTGTCGTTGCTTCGGGCAGGAGGAGTGCTAGTCGTCCGGCGGGCAATGGCCCAGGTGACCATCTCGCCGACCTTGTCGAACGTCCTGTCGATCGGCGCCTTTGCCGTATTCCTGGCCGATCTCATCTTCTTCTCACGGGATCTACTTCCGGCCGGGATCCATTTCTTAGTCATGCTGTTGAACATCAAATTACTCACCCTTCAACAGCGCCACGACTATCGGCATCTCTACGCCCTCAGCCTCATGGCCATCCTGGCGTCTGCTTCAGTCACGACCGATGCCTGGTATGTTCCGATCTTTCTGCTCTATCTGCTCGCAGCGGTCTGGACCCTCGTGCTCTATCACATGACCCAGGAAACGGGCCCAGCCATGGTTGCGGGCATGCCTGCACAGTCGGCGATCGGTCCGGCGAGAGGGCCAAGCCAGATCACGGCTCATTTCTGCTGGCTGACGAACGGGGTCGTTGCGATAACGGTGGGCATGACTCTCGCGATCTTTTTCGTGATCCCTCGTGTCGGGGTCGGCGCGCTGCAGAAGACGAGCGGAGAAGCCCTGCGGACGTCCGGATTTTCCGAGCGGGTGGATCTGGGGACGATCGGGTCCGTCAAACAAGATCCCCAGATCGTCATGCGGGTTGAATTGCCGGACCGATCGGCTGTGGACAATGATCGTCTCTACCTGAGAGGCCTGGCCTACGATCAGTACAACGGACGGTCCTGGAGCCACAGCAGAACCAGGCAGCGCTCACTCGGTCTCGTGGCGGAGGGAACCTTTTTCGTCCGTCCGCCCGGCAGCCGTCCTCCTGGCAGCCAGTCCTTTACGATCCGCCAGGATATTCTGCTGGAAACGCTCGATACGGCGGTCCTGTTCGCCGCGCCCTTTGCCGAGCTCGTGAGCGGCGAGTTTCTTGCTGTGCAGGCCGATGCCATGAGCGGGCTCCACTTGCCTGCTCCTCCTTCGTCCCGTCTCCGCTATTCCGTCACCTCGCAAGTCCCGCTGCTCCTCGCGGAAGAACGGACTGCCACGGTGTTGGATTATCCGGACGCGGTCCGTTCCCGCTACCTTCAGATTCCGATTGGGCTGCAGCGGATTGAAGAGCTGGCGCATCGCGTGGTCCAGAGGGCCGCGACTCCGTTCGAACGGACGCTGGCCGTCCAGCAACATCTATTAGACAACTATCGCTACAGCCTCGACGCGGATCAGGCGACACTCAACCATCCGCTCGAAGAGTTTTTGTTCACGCGTAAAACCGGCTACTGCGAACATTACGCGACTGCGATGGTCGTGATGCTGCGGACCCTCGGTATTCCTGCCAGGCTGGTGACGGGGTTCCTGGCCACGGAATGGAACGAGTATGGAGGTTACTTCACTGTGCGCCAGCGGGACGCCCATGCCTGGGTCGAGGTGTATTTCCCCCGCTCCGGCTGGATCACCATGGACCCCACCCCCGCAGTTAACGCGGCGGCTGCGACCTCTCGCTGGGCCTCTCTCGGCCGGTTCGGGGCGTCCCTTCGATTACAGTGGGATCGTTTGTTCGTCAGTTATAGCGCGAAGGATCAATTGGCGGTTGTGCATGGAGTGCGGGAAGGCAGCGACTTTGTGTGGGAGAAAGCGAGCCGTTGGGTTGCCTCGCTGAGCGGTCCGGCAACGAAGGTCCTGAGCAGACTGAGGGATTTGGCCCACAGATTCCGGCCCGGTCTGGCAGGGCTCGTGACGGGGTTGTTCGTTGTCGGGCTGGCTTTTTTTCTGCTCCTGTTGCGGGATCGGATCGGTCTTTGGGCCACCATGCATCTTCCCATCGCACCCTCGCAGGGCGCGATCCTCCAGCTCTATACCCGCATGTTGCGTGCGCTGGAGAAGCAAGGTCTGAGCAAACCTCCTTCCGCCACCGCCCGTGAGTTTGCCGGGTTGGTCGAGCAGGAATGGCACGCAGCCGGTCATCTGGTGACCGGCGTCACAACGTTGTATCAGCAGGGACGGTTCGGCCGAGCCCCGCTGACTCAGAAAGAGCTCTCCTTAGCTGCCGAACAAGTCGGACGGCTGCAATCGCTCAGGCGCGCGCTTGGCAACGGTCCCAGCACCTTAGCCGATCGCTAG
- a CDS encoding response regulator — translation MTQPARQPLRYVHIEDHEADATLVQHALRTGGYEPHARRVDTADGLAAALQEPGWDLILADWTLPQFNAPAALEQISSLGFDLPVIIVTGAVGEETAVEALKAGAHNYVMKDRLIRLVPAIQQALREGSERNARRHAEGRLYALARISPVSIFLTDRQGIYSYVNLRWCALAGLSHEQALNNQWAKSLHPDDRRRVVEEWRQAVARQTMFSSEYRFQNAEGSVNWVLAQAVTSRGVRDELLGYIGTVTDITERKKSETALQSFQDQIRQMQKMEAIGQLAGGVAHDFNNILTAILGNAEMAAMKTPADHPARPNLTRILEAGARASHLVQQILTFTHQQEFSRTVLNLTTVIHEALNLLQATLPANIKLTAACETGAPPVLADATQIHQVVMNLCTNAWHALKEQPGHIAIELAPVTLPRALRSFHATLPPGHYVRLSIRDTGCGMEPETVERIFDPFFTTKPVGQGTGLGLSVVHGIIRGHEGAIVVESRPGQGTTFHLYFPAAEAPALAGESIETAPTTKQGRNRHLLYLDDEEMLVELVRAKFESLGYRVTGYTKPTEALNAVRADPTGFNIVVTDYNMPGMSGLEVASALAQLRADLPVVLVSGYLSPAAQAATLATGIREIVYKPTVLQQLEGVIARLLDAPPQT, via the coding sequence ATGACACAGCCCGCACGACAACCCCTGCGATACGTCCATATCGAGGATCACGAAGCCGACGCCACGCTGGTCCAACATGCCTTGCGCACAGGCGGCTACGAGCCGCACGCGCGTCGCGTCGACACAGCCGACGGCTTGGCTGCCGCGCTGCAAGAGCCAGGATGGGATCTGATCCTGGCAGATTGGACGTTGCCGCAGTTCAACGCCCCGGCCGCCTTGGAGCAGATCTCCAGTCTCGGATTTGATCTGCCCGTCATCATTGTGACGGGCGCGGTTGGAGAAGAAACGGCCGTCGAAGCGTTGAAAGCAGGCGCGCATAATTATGTGATGAAGGACCGGCTCATCCGGCTGGTGCCCGCCATCCAGCAAGCCTTGCGGGAGGGGAGCGAGCGGAATGCCCGCCGGCACGCGGAAGGGCGGCTGTACGCGCTTGCGCGGATTTCGCCAGTCAGCATCTTCCTCACCGATCGGCAGGGCATCTACAGTTATGTGAACCTCCGCTGGTGCGCGCTCGCCGGGCTGAGCCATGAGCAAGCGCTGAACAACCAATGGGCGAAATCGCTCCATCCGGACGATCGCCGGCGCGTCGTCGAGGAGTGGCGGCAGGCCGTCGCCAGGCAGACGATGTTTTCCTCGGAGTATCGTTTCCAGAATGCCGAGGGGAGCGTGAACTGGGTGCTCGCGCAAGCCGTGACGTCGCGCGGTGTGCGCGATGAACTGCTGGGCTACATCGGAACCGTGACCGACATCACCGAGCGCAAGAAATCGGAAACGGCCCTGCAGTCGTTCCAGGACCAGATTCGCCAGATGCAGAAGATGGAAGCAATCGGACAGCTGGCAGGCGGCGTCGCCCACGATTTCAACAACATCCTCACCGCGATCCTCGGCAACGCCGAAATGGCGGCGATGAAAACCCCCGCCGACCACCCGGCCAGACCCAATCTCACGAGAATTCTCGAAGCCGGCGCCCGGGCCTCCCACCTCGTGCAGCAAATCCTCACCTTCACGCATCAGCAGGAATTTTCACGCACCGTGCTGAACCTCACCACGGTGATACACGAAGCCCTCAACTTACTGCAGGCCACCCTCCCGGCTAACATCAAGCTGACCGCCGCCTGCGAGACGGGTGCGCCCCCCGTGCTAGCCGATGCCACCCAGATCCATCAAGTTGTGATGAACCTCTGCACCAACGCCTGGCATGCGCTCAAAGAACAACCGGGCCACATCGCAATAGAGCTGGCGCCGGTCACGCTGCCCCGGGCGCTGCGCAGCTTCCACGCTACGCTGCCGCCTGGCCACTATGTGCGCCTCTCTATCCGGGATACCGGCTGCGGCATGGAGCCAGAAACGGTGGAGCGCATCTTCGACCCCTTCTTTACCACCAAGCCTGTGGGGCAGGGCACAGGCCTCGGCTTGAGCGTGGTCCACGGCATCATCCGGGGACACGAGGGCGCCATCGTCGTCGAGAGCCGTCCGGGCCAAGGCACGACCTTTCATCTCTACTTTCCCGCGGCAGAGGCGCCGGCCCTGGCAGGCGAATCGATCGAAACCGCGCCAACCACAAAACAAGGCCGCAACCGCCATCTGCTCTACTTGGACGACGAGGAGATGTTAGTGGAACTGGTCCGGGCCAAATTCGAATCGCTCGGCTATCGAGTGACCGGCTATACCAAGCCGACAGAGGCGCTTAACGCGGTCCGCGCCGATCCGACCGGGTTCAATATCGTGGTGACGGATTACAATATGCCGGGAATGTCCGGCCTGGAAGTAGCCAGCGCCCTCGCGCAGCTCCGCGCTGATCTGCCCGTCGTGCTGGTGTCGGGGTATCTATCCCCCGCCGCCCAGGCCGCCACCCTCGCCACCGGCATCAGGGAAATCGTCTATAAGCCCACCGTGCTGCAGCAATTAGAGGGCGTGATCGCCCGCCTGCTCGACGCCCCGCCGCAGACCTAG